A window from Hymenobacter volaticus encodes these proteins:
- the carA gene encoding glutamine-hydrolyzing carbamoyl-phosphate synthase small subunit: protein MKQVKLVLEDGTEIEGTGFGAHTSAAGEVVFSTAMTGYPENLTDPSFAGQILVLTYPMVGNYGVPGEELYESISKIFESDKIHIAGLVVNYYSEEHSHWNATKSLGDWLAEYNIPGIFGVDTRMLTKKLREKGAMLGKIVAEEDIPLHDPNQDNLVAQVSPPGVQHYGKGQHKIVLVDCGTKTNIIRCFLTRDVELIRVPWDYDFNTLDYDGLFLSNGPGDPKMCEATISHLQTALQQDKPIFGICLGNQLMGLAAGGDTFKLKYGHRSHNQPVLLSGTKRSYITSQNHGFALDTDTLPAEWTMLFENLNDGTCEGIKHKTKPFFSTQFHPEAAGGPEDTEYLFDDFLKAVEEYKAAK from the coding sequence ATGAAGCAAGTAAAGCTGGTGCTAGAAGACGGCACCGAAATCGAGGGTACTGGATTTGGCGCTCACACATCGGCCGCGGGCGAAGTGGTGTTTAGTACGGCCATGACGGGCTACCCCGAAAATCTCACCGACCCATCTTTTGCCGGTCAGATTCTGGTGCTGACTTACCCCATGGTGGGTAACTACGGTGTGCCCGGTGAAGAACTGTACGAGTCGATTTCCAAGATTTTCGAGTCCGACAAGATTCATATTGCCGGGCTGGTCGTCAACTACTACTCGGAAGAACACAGCCACTGGAACGCCACCAAGAGCCTCGGCGACTGGCTAGCCGAGTACAACATCCCCGGCATTTTCGGGGTGGATACCCGCATGCTCACCAAAAAGCTGCGCGAGAAAGGGGCTATGCTTGGTAAGATTGTGGCCGAGGAAGACATTCCGCTCCACGACCCCAACCAGGACAACCTGGTAGCCCAAGTGAGCCCGCCCGGCGTGCAACACTACGGCAAAGGCCAGCACAAAATCGTGCTGGTAGACTGCGGCACCAAAACCAACATTATCCGCTGCTTCCTGACCCGCGACGTCGAGCTGATTCGCGTGCCTTGGGACTACGACTTCAACACGCTCGACTACGACGGACTGTTCTTGAGCAATGGCCCCGGTGACCCTAAAATGTGCGAAGCTACCATCAGTCACTTGCAAACTGCCCTGCAGCAAGACAAACCCATCTTTGGTATTTGCCTAGGCAATCAGCTGATGGGCTTAGCTGCTGGCGGCGACACGTTCAAGCTGAAGTACGGCCACCGCAGCCACAATCAGCCCGTGCTGCTTTCCGGTACCAAGCGCAGCTACATCACCTCCCAAAACCACGGTTTCGCACTGGATACCGACACGCTGCCCGCCGAGTGGACGATGCTGTTCGAAAACTTGAACGACGGCACTTGTGAAGGTATTAAGCACAAAACCAAGCCGTTTTTCTCCACACAGTTCCACCCCGAAGCCGCCGGCGGCCCCGAGGATACAGAGTATTTGTTTGACGACTTCCTGAAGGCCGTGGAAGAGTACAAAGCTGCTAAGTAG
- a CDS encoding N-acetylornithine carbamoyltransferase produces MKNFTSFADAGDYSALLKQALEIKANPYGYQHIGKNKTVGLIFFNPSLRTRLSSIKAAYNLGAQAWVLNAGADSWTLEMADGAVMNGGTQEHIKEAIAVMSQYCDVLGVRTFPTLKDREEDYQEVVFNKILKYASVPVISLESATLHPLQSFADLITVAEFKQKERVKVVLTWAPHVRALPQCVPNSFADWFSEIEWVDLVITHPEGYELDPKFTKGARIEYDQKKALEGADFVQAKNWSSYQQYGQVLQNDPSWMLTPEQMVGTNDAKFLHCLPVRRNVEVSDAILDSPNSLVIQEAGNRVFSMQTVLHELLK; encoded by the coding sequence ATGAAGAACTTTACCTCCTTCGCTGATGCAGGCGACTACAGCGCCTTATTGAAGCAAGCTCTTGAAATAAAGGCAAACCCGTACGGCTACCAGCATATTGGCAAGAACAAGACTGTAGGGCTGATTTTCTTTAATCCTAGCTTGCGTACGCGCCTTAGCTCCATCAAGGCAGCCTACAACTTAGGAGCGCAAGCGTGGGTGCTCAATGCCGGCGCGGATTCCTGGACCTTGGAAATGGCGGACGGTGCCGTTATGAACGGTGGCACGCAAGAGCATATCAAGGAAGCTATTGCCGTGATGAGCCAATACTGCGACGTGCTAGGCGTACGCACTTTCCCTACGCTCAAAGACCGGGAGGAAGACTACCAGGAAGTGGTGTTCAACAAGATTCTCAAGTACGCCTCCGTGCCCGTTATCAGCCTGGAAAGCGCCACGCTGCACCCGTTGCAGTCGTTTGCCGACTTGATAACGGTGGCCGAGTTCAAGCAAAAGGAGCGCGTGAAAGTGGTGCTTACTTGGGCTCCGCACGTGCGCGCCTTGCCCCAATGCGTACCCAATTCCTTTGCCGACTGGTTTTCCGAAATCGAGTGGGTGGATTTGGTTATCACGCATCCCGAAGGCTACGAACTAGACCCAAAGTTCACGAAAGGCGCGCGCATCGAATACGACCAGAAAAAAGCATTGGAAGGCGCCGATTTTGTGCAGGCTAAAAATTGGAGCAGCTACCAGCAGTACGGCCAAGTGCTCCAAAACGACCCATCCTGGATGCTGACGCCTGAGCAGATGGTGGGCACCAACGATGCCAAATTCCTGCATTGTTTGCCCGTGCGCCGCAACGTGGAAGTGTCGGATGCCATTCTAGATTCGCCTAATTCGTTAGTGATTCAGGAGGCCGGAAACCGGGTATTCTCGATGCAAACGGTATTGCATGAGTTACTGAAGTGA
- a CDS encoding DMT family transporter translates to MKNSVKVHAALFLVALIYAANYSISKDVMPHYMGPFGLVLLRIVGATLFFTVVSRMVAPHDRIIGRADNLRAVACGVLGIGLNQLLFFSGLNLTSPINASLIQTVAPIVTVLASVVLLGEKLTLPRLLGIVLAGAGAALIILGRSGPVAVAGQDGTLGNLFILLNATAFGVYLVIVMPLMRKYHPFTVLARIFLVGAVLAVPAGWQQVQTPDYAHFPLSIWAAIIYMVVCLTILAYLLNNWALKYASPALLGAYIYLQPALAVLIAVSLGKDTLTSAKALQALLIFGGVFLVSRKAKQPKPAPVPLEAVKD, encoded by the coding sequence ATGAAAAACTCCGTCAAGGTGCACGCGGCCCTGTTTCTGGTGGCCCTGATTTACGCGGCCAACTATAGCATCTCCAAAGATGTGATGCCGCACTACATGGGGCCGTTCGGGCTGGTGCTGTTGCGAATAGTGGGGGCAACGCTGTTTTTCACTGTTGTCAGCCGTATGGTTGCGCCCCACGACCGAATAATTGGCCGCGCCGATAATCTGCGGGCGGTGGCGTGTGGCGTGCTTGGTATTGGGCTAAACCAGTTGCTTTTCTTCTCTGGCCTCAACCTCACCTCTCCCATCAATGCTTCGCTGATTCAAACGGTAGCGCCCATCGTGACGGTGCTGGCCTCCGTGGTGCTGCTCGGCGAAAAGCTAACGCTACCTCGGTTGCTGGGCATTGTGCTGGCGGGAGCAGGCGCTGCGCTCATCATTTTGGGTCGCAGTGGTCCGGTAGCCGTGGCCGGCCAAGATGGCACGCTGGGCAATTTGTTCATCTTGCTCAACGCCACTGCTTTTGGCGTGTACCTAGTTATTGTAATGCCGTTGATGCGCAAGTATCACCCGTTCACGGTGTTGGCCCGCATCTTTTTAGTAGGCGCTGTGCTGGCGGTTCCTGCCGGCTGGCAGCAAGTCCAGACGCCCGACTACGCTCATTTTCCGCTTAGCATCTGGGCTGCCATTATCTATATGGTGGTGTGCCTTACTATTCTGGCGTATCTGCTCAATAACTGGGCTCTGAAATACGCCTCTCCTGCTCTGCTGGGCGCCTACATCTACTTGCAGCCTGCTTTGGCCGTACTTATTGCCGTGAGTTTGGGCAAAGACACGCTCACGTCAGCTAAAGCGTTGCAAGCCCTGCTGATTTTCGGTGGGGTGTTTCTGGTGAGTCGAAAAGCCAAGCAACCGAAACCCGCGCCCGTACCACTAGAGGCGGTGAAAGATTAA
- the carB gene encoding carbamoyl-phosphate synthase (glutamine-hydrolyzing) large subunit yields the protein MEKPNKVLVLGSGALKIGEAGEFDYSGSQALKALKEEGIRTILINPNIATVQTSDNIADDVYFLPVTPFFVEEVIKKEQPDGILVAFGGQTALNCAVALFRDGIFEKYGVKVLGTPVQSIIDTEDRDIFKDKLDQIGVFTARSVAVTTMEDALAAGEKIGFPIIVRAAFALGGLGSGFANNMDELRALAQKSFTTSDQILVEESLKGWKEVEYEVVRDQYDNCITVCNMENFDPIGIHTGESIVVAPSQTLSNREYHKLRSIGIKTIRHLGIVGECNIQYALDPVSEDYRVIEVNARLSRSSALASKATGYPLAFVAAKLSLGYSLSELKNSVTQTTTAFFEPALDYVVVKLPRWDLGKFEGVNRQIGSAMKSVGEVMAIGKSFEEAIQKGLRMLDTGKRGFVANRPETVNKTTIDKLLNEPNEERIFAINHAFEAGYTLDQVHELTRIDHWFLQRLYTIFQLGNQLASLRSSGLNALETTLLRDAKKAGFSDQQIAVKLIGEGDVKADELLVRARRKALGVLPVIKQIDTLAAEFPAKTNYLYSTYHGTENDLAPETDKSVMVLGSGVYRIGSSVEFDWCGVNAVQTAAEEGYKTIILNYNPETVSTDYDVSDRLYFEELSFERVMDILEFEQPQGLILSTGGQIPNNLATRLQEAEAPILGTSPARIDEAENRHKFSSIMDELGIAQPRWKELTSMDAMFEFVKEVGYPVLIRPSYVLSGAAMNVVSNAFEMESYLKAATEVSAEYPVVVSEFMQEAKEIELDAVAAKGEIVSYAISEHVEFAGVHSGDATMYYPPQKVYVRTIRKLKIIAEKIAKRYEISGPFNIQFLEKDGEIRVIECNIRASRSFPFVSKVSGNNLIKKATKVLLGLKVERDESERVYDLPFVGVKAPQFSFTRLPGADPVLRVDMVSTGKWAAWAIRPRRRC from the coding sequence ATGGAAAAACCCAACAAAGTTCTTGTCCTCGGTTCCGGTGCGCTTAAGATAGGTGAAGCCGGAGAGTTTGATTATTCCGGCTCTCAGGCGCTCAAGGCGCTCAAGGAAGAAGGCATTCGTACCATCCTCATCAACCCCAACATTGCCACCGTACAAACGTCGGACAACATTGCCGACGATGTGTATTTCCTGCCCGTGACGCCCTTCTTTGTAGAGGAAGTCATCAAGAAAGAGCAGCCCGACGGCATTTTGGTGGCATTCGGTGGCCAAACGGCTTTGAACTGCGCCGTGGCTTTGTTCCGGGATGGCATATTCGAGAAGTATGGGGTGAAGGTGCTGGGCACGCCGGTGCAATCCATCATTGACACCGAAGACAGGGATATTTTCAAGGACAAGCTCGACCAAATTGGGGTTTTCACGGCCCGCAGCGTGGCCGTGACGACGATGGAAGACGCCCTGGCAGCCGGTGAGAAAATCGGCTTCCCCATTATCGTACGGGCGGCGTTTGCGCTGGGCGGCCTAGGCAGCGGTTTTGCCAACAACATGGACGAGCTACGGGCCCTGGCTCAAAAATCCTTCACCACCTCCGACCAGATTCTGGTGGAAGAATCGTTGAAGGGCTGGAAAGAAGTGGAGTATGAAGTGGTGCGTGACCAGTATGATAACTGCATCACGGTCTGCAACATGGAGAACTTCGACCCTATTGGTATTCACACCGGGGAAAGCATTGTGGTGGCGCCTTCGCAGACGTTGAGCAACCGCGAGTACCACAAACTGCGCAGCATCGGCATTAAAACCATTCGCCACTTAGGAATTGTGGGTGAATGCAACATTCAGTATGCCCTGGACCCGGTTTCCGAGGACTACCGCGTAATTGAAGTGAATGCGCGTCTTTCTCGCTCTTCGGCGCTGGCTTCCAAGGCAACCGGTTATCCGCTGGCGTTTGTGGCGGCCAAACTGAGCTTGGGCTATTCGCTGTCGGAGTTGAAAAACAGCGTGACGCAGACCACAACGGCGTTTTTCGAGCCGGCCCTTGATTACGTGGTGGTGAAGCTGCCGCGCTGGGACTTAGGCAAGTTCGAGGGCGTAAACCGGCAGATTGGTAGCGCCATGAAGAGCGTGGGCGAAGTGATGGCCATTGGCAAATCCTTCGAGGAAGCTATTCAGAAAGGCTTGCGCATGCTGGATACTGGCAAGCGCGGCTTCGTGGCCAACCGCCCCGAAACGGTAAACAAAACCACGATTGATAAACTGCTGAATGAGCCCAACGAGGAGCGCATTTTTGCTATCAACCATGCATTCGAGGCGGGCTACACGCTCGACCAAGTGCATGAACTAACCCGCATCGACCACTGGTTTTTGCAGCGCCTATACACCATCTTCCAACTTGGCAACCAGCTTGCTTCCTTGCGCAGCTCCGGCCTCAATGCTTTGGAAACGACGCTACTGCGGGACGCTAAAAAAGCCGGCTTCTCGGATCAACAAATTGCTGTGAAATTGATTGGTGAAGGCGACGTGAAAGCCGACGAGCTACTGGTGCGCGCCCGCCGCAAGGCGCTGGGCGTGTTGCCGGTTATCAAGCAAATTGATACGCTAGCAGCCGAGTTTCCGGCCAAAACCAACTACCTCTACAGCACCTACCACGGCACCGAAAACGACTTGGCGCCCGAAACCGACAAGTCGGTGATGGTGCTGGGGTCGGGTGTGTACCGTATTGGCAGCTCCGTGGAATTCGACTGGTGCGGCGTGAATGCGGTGCAAACGGCGGCCGAAGAAGGCTACAAGACCATCATTCTCAATTACAACCCGGAAACCGTTTCCACGGATTACGACGTCAGCGACCGGCTGTACTTCGAGGAGTTGAGCTTCGAGCGAGTGATGGATATTCTGGAATTCGAGCAGCCGCAGGGCCTCATTCTCTCCACCGGCGGGCAGATTCCTAACAACCTCGCCACTCGTTTGCAGGAAGCTGAGGCACCTATTCTAGGTACTTCACCGGCGCGCATCGACGAGGCTGAAAACCGCCACAAGTTCTCCAGCATCATGGACGAACTAGGCATTGCGCAGCCGCGCTGGAAAGAGTTGACCTCCATGGACGCCATGTTCGAGTTCGTGAAGGAAGTGGGCTACCCCGTGCTGATCCGACCATCGTATGTACTGTCGGGGGCGGCTATGAATGTGGTTTCCAATGCTTTCGAGATGGAATCATACCTCAAAGCGGCTACGGAAGTGAGTGCCGAGTATCCGGTGGTGGTATCGGAGTTCATGCAGGAAGCCAAGGAAATTGAGCTGGACGCGGTGGCTGCCAAAGGCGAAATCGTGAGCTACGCCATTTCCGAGCACGTCGAATTTGCTGGCGTACACTCCGGCGACGCTACCATGTACTACCCGCCACAGAAGGTGTACGTGCGCACTATTCGTAAGCTGAAAATCATTGCCGAGAAGATAGCTAAGCGCTACGAAATCAGTGGTCCGTTCAACATTCAATTCCTAGAGAAAGACGGCGAAATTCGGGTGATTGAGTGCAACATCCGAGCTTCCCGTAGTTTCCCGTTTGTGTCGAAAGTGTCGGGCAACAACCTGATTAAGAAGGCCACGAAAGTGCTGCTCGGCTTGAAGGTGGAGCGCGACGAAAGTGAGCGAGTGTACGATCTGCCTTTCGTCGGTGTAAAAGCCCCGCAGTTCTCGTTTACGCGTCTTCCCGGCGCCGACCCCGTACTGCGCGTTGACATGGTATCGACGGGGAAGTGGGCTGCTTGGGCGATACGGCCGAGGAGGCGTTGCTGA
- a CDS encoding DUF4249 domain-containing protein: MSVFLKTYLFSWRLAWLLALAPLTGCDLQKEIDVDLPVLPAQLVVECYLENGQLPRLTVTETVPYLSNPDPVIPQDVTVRITLANGQVQQLQFFPGLDPTTGKAFTHIGLRRIIARPGDTFKLDVTDTKGRHVTGTATMPTRIPIDSLEYEFNDLAPEYHEAYVLTNFKDPVGMGNYYRLQIHRDSISNDPVLDYDVDDRLNDGTNFTLGTSYIFDPGDRLFVTLYHFDRPYYLFRQSVNDARNANGNPFSQPSAIKSTVEGGIGVFTVLSFERKRLYIR, translated from the coding sequence ATGTCTGTTTTCTTGAAAACCTATTTATTCTCTTGGCGCCTTGCGTGGCTACTGGCGTTGGCGCCCCTCACTGGCTGCGACTTGCAGAAGGAAATTGATGTGGATCTGCCCGTCTTGCCGGCGCAACTGGTAGTGGAGTGCTACCTTGAAAACGGCCAACTTCCGCGCCTGACCGTGACGGAAACGGTGCCCTACCTGTCCAACCCCGACCCCGTCATTCCCCAAGACGTAACGGTTCGTATCACGCTGGCCAACGGGCAAGTACAGCAGTTACAGTTCTTTCCGGGGCTAGACCCTACCACGGGCAAAGCTTTCACGCACATTGGTTTACGCCGAATAATTGCTCGCCCCGGCGACACCTTTAAGCTCGACGTGACCGACACGAAAGGGCGCCACGTGACAGGCACGGCTACTATGCCCACCCGTATACCAATCGATTCGCTGGAGTATGAATTCAACGATCTTGCTCCCGAATACCACGAAGCCTACGTCCTAACCAACTTCAAGGACCCAGTAGGCATGGGTAACTACTACCGTCTGCAAATTCACCGCGACAGTATTTCCAACGACCCTGTACTAGACTACGATGTGGACGACCGCCTCAACGACGGCACCAACTTCACGCTCGGCACCAGCTACATCTTCGACCCCGGCGACCGGCTTTTCGTGACGCTCTATCACTTCGATCGGCCTTACTACTTGTTCCGGCAGTCGGTGAACGATGCGCGCAACGCCAATGGCAATCCGTTTTCGCAGCCATCGGCTATAAAAAGCACAGTGGAAGGCGGTATTGGCGTGTTCACGGTTCTTAGTTTTGAACGTAAACGCCTCTACATTCGCTAG
- the sppA gene encoding signal peptide peptidase SppA: protein MRQFFKYVLATITGIFILGLLGLVLLVGFVAALASSDKEVTVANDSVLELKLDRPIAERESRDSFASAFSNQADNIGLDQLKATIRRAKDDGDIKGIFLNVELVQVGMASLEEVRNALIDFKKSGKFIVAYADAASEKSYYLTSVANRIYLNPQGTLEFNGLSSETMYYKNLFDKAGIQPQIFRVGSFKSAVEPFFRENMSDSARLQTSSFLNSINDFTLGNVAAARKIAPARLKVISDSMLVHNADDAKRLGLVTHLGYYDQALDYMKGKLGVEKDEKLSLVNLGDYSKVEDDEENSSSNRIAVVYADGDIVTGKGGNDNIGSTRFAEAIRKARLDDKVKAVVLRVNSPGGSSLASDIIYREVMLTKKVKPIVCSMSDVAASGGYFIAMGCDTIVAHPNTITGSIGVFGVLPNVEPLLRDKLGITTDRVTTGKFSDFPTVTRALTPFEKTQFQNEINRIYADFTTKAAQGRHMPVERLRGYASGRVWSGSEAKARGLVDVLGSYDDALRIAARRAKLKEGDYRIQKLPRQKTFAESIFSGFSEEAKLRLVKEEMGPMYPVYQQYKKLSEMKGAQMRMPFEVNIQ, encoded by the coding sequence ATGCGACAATTCTTTAAGTACGTGCTGGCGACCATCACCGGCATTTTCATATTAGGCCTGCTTGGGTTGGTGTTGCTGGTGGGCTTCGTGGCCGCGCTGGCCTCCTCCGACAAGGAAGTGACCGTAGCCAACGACTCGGTGTTGGAGCTGAAGCTCGACCGGCCCATTGCCGAGCGCGAAAGCCGGGATTCCTTCGCTTCCGCGTTTAGCAACCAAGCCGACAACATTGGGTTAGATCAGTTGAAAGCCACTATCCGCCGAGCCAAGGACGATGGCGACATCAAAGGCATCTTCCTGAACGTGGAGTTGGTGCAGGTTGGCATGGCGTCTTTAGAAGAAGTACGCAACGCGCTGATCGACTTCAAGAAGTCGGGCAAATTCATTGTGGCATATGCCGATGCGGCGTCCGAGAAAAGCTACTACCTCACTTCCGTAGCCAACCGTATCTACCTCAATCCGCAGGGTACGCTAGAGTTCAACGGCCTGAGCTCGGAGACGATGTACTACAAAAACCTGTTCGACAAGGCCGGTATCCAGCCGCAGATTTTTCGGGTAGGCTCGTTTAAAAGTGCTGTGGAGCCGTTTTTCCGGGAGAATATGTCGGATTCGGCCCGCCTGCAAACTTCCTCATTCCTAAATTCCATCAACGATTTCACGCTTGGCAATGTAGCCGCGGCGCGTAAGATTGCGCCCGCTCGCCTCAAAGTCATTTCCGATTCCATGCTGGTGCACAACGCCGACGATGCCAAGCGTCTCGGCCTCGTTACGCACCTCGGCTACTACGACCAAGCCCTCGATTACATGAAAGGCAAACTCGGCGTGGAAAAAGACGAGAAGCTCAGCCTTGTGAACCTCGGCGACTACAGCAAGGTCGAGGACGATGAAGAAAACAGCAGCAGCAACCGCATTGCTGTGGTATATGCCGATGGCGACATCGTGACAGGTAAAGGCGGCAACGACAACATCGGCAGCACCCGCTTCGCGGAAGCTATCCGCAAGGCCCGCCTCGACGATAAAGTGAAAGCTGTGGTGCTGCGCGTGAATTCGCCCGGTGGCTCTTCGCTGGCCTCCGACATTATTTACCGTGAGGTGATGCTGACCAAAAAGGTGAAGCCCATTGTGTGCTCGATGTCGGATGTGGCGGCTAGTGGTGGCTACTTCATTGCCATGGGCTGCGACACCATTGTGGCGCACCCGAACACCATTACGGGAAGCATCGGCGTGTTTGGCGTGTTGCCCAACGTCGAGCCGTTGCTGCGCGACAAACTAGGCATCACCACAGACCGAGTAACAACCGGTAAGTTCTCGGACTTTCCGACGGTGACGCGGGCCCTTACGCCATTCGAGAAAACGCAGTTCCAAAACGAAATCAACCGCATCTACGCCGACTTCACCACCAAAGCTGCCCAAGGCCGTCACATGCCGGTGGAGCGTTTACGGGGCTATGCTTCCGGCCGGGTGTGGTCGGGCTCTGAGGCCAAAGCTCGGGGCTTGGTTGACGTGTTAGGCTCCTACGATGATGCTCTACGCATTGCGGCCCGCCGTGCCAAGCTAAAGGAAGGCGACTACCGCATCCAGAAGCTACCGCGCCAAAAAACCTTCGCCGAATCCATCTTCAGTGGTTTCAGCGAAGAAGCCAAGCTGCGCTTAGTGAAGGAAGAAATGGGGCCGATGTACCCCGTGTATCAGCAGTACAAGAAGCTTTCGGAAATGAAAGGCGCCCAAATGCGCATGCCGTTCGAGGTGAACATTCAATAA
- a CDS encoding aspartate aminotransferase family protein, with amino-acid sequence MELFNVYPLVNITPVKALGAKLWDDKGQEYLDFYGGHAVISIGHSHPHYVQRLTEQLQNIGFYSNSVQIPIQTQLARKLGEVSGYDDYTLFLCNSGAEANENALKLASFHTGKNHVIAFKGAFHGRTSGAVAATDNPKIVAPFNAGHAISFVPYELSEVERVMQTGDVCAVIIEPIQGVGGIVMPSDEFLVGLGALCQKHGVLLIADEVQSGYGRSGKFFAHQHAGIKPNIISVAKGMGNGFPIGGILISPELKASYGLLGTTFGGNHLACAAALAVLEVIEDENLLQHATELGHYLRTELEANSGAEEIRGRGLMVGIKYDFPIKDVRDKLLTEHHIFVGNASDPTVLRLLPPLNITKAEVDRFLHALYELTGKSVAIIQEPSALD; translated from the coding sequence ATGGAGCTTTTCAACGTATATCCGCTCGTCAACATCACGCCGGTTAAGGCGCTAGGAGCGAAACTTTGGGACGACAAGGGCCAGGAGTACTTGGATTTCTACGGCGGCCACGCCGTGATTTCCATCGGCCACAGCCACCCGCACTACGTGCAGCGCCTCACCGAGCAACTGCAAAACATCGGCTTCTACTCGAACTCGGTGCAAATTCCGATTCAGACGCAGTTAGCGCGTAAGCTAGGCGAGGTATCGGGCTACGACGACTACACGCTGTTCTTGTGCAACTCGGGCGCCGAAGCCAACGAGAATGCACTGAAGCTGGCTTCGTTCCACACCGGCAAAAACCACGTCATTGCCTTCAAAGGTGCTTTCCACGGCCGGACTTCCGGCGCGGTAGCGGCCACCGACAACCCGAAAATCGTAGCGCCCTTCAATGCCGGCCACGCCATTTCCTTTGTGCCGTACGAGCTGAGCGAAGTGGAACGGGTGATGCAGACTGGCGACGTATGCGCCGTCATCATCGAGCCGATTCAGGGCGTGGGCGGCATTGTTATGCCATCCGACGAGTTTTTGGTAGGCTTAGGCGCACTTTGCCAAAAGCACGGCGTGCTGCTGATTGCCGATGAAGTACAGAGCGGCTACGGCCGCAGCGGTAAATTCTTCGCGCATCAACACGCCGGCATCAAGCCCAATATTATTTCGGTAGCAAAGGGCATGGGCAACGGCTTTCCTATTGGTGGCATCCTCATTTCGCCGGAGTTGAAAGCATCCTACGGTTTGTTGGGTACTACTTTTGGCGGCAACCACTTAGCCTGCGCCGCTGCCCTGGCCGTGCTGGAAGTTATTGAAGACGAAAACCTGTTGCAGCACGCCACCGAACTCGGGCACTACTTGCGCACTGAATTAGAAGCTAATTCCGGGGCCGAAGAAATCCGTGGGCGGGGTCTGATGGTCGGCATTAAGTACGACTTCCCCATTAAGGATGTGCGGGATAAGCTGCTGACCGAGCACCACATCTTCGTCGGCAATGCTTCCGACCCGACGGTGCTTCGCCTACTGCCACCGCTTAATATAACGAAGGCGGAAGTCGACCGATTCTTACACGCGCTGTATGAACTAACGGGCAAATCGGTAGCCATCATTCAGGAGCCTTCGGCATTGGACTAG